Proteins from a single region of Hordeum vulgare subsp. vulgare chromosome 6H, MorexV3_pseudomolecules_assembly, whole genome shotgun sequence:
- the LOC123405006 gene encoding probable xyloglucan endotransglucosylase/hydrolase protein 30 has protein sequence MSRLASALLALATAAALAVAVRPAVDVTATVAFGEGYAPLFGFDNILRSADDRTVSLLLDRSTGSGFISSAMYEHGFFSASIKLPSDYTAGVVVAFYTSNGDVFEKTHDELDFEFLGNIRGKPWRMQTNVYGNGSVSRGREERYVLPFDPTTEFHRYSILWARDAVVFYVDDVPVRDLRRARAGRDFPAKPMSLYATVWDASNWATSGGRYRVNYQYGPFVASFTDLALAGCRAGAGASPEGCADALAASDPAVMTLAKQQAMRQFRERNMVYSYCYDTRRYPVPFPECDVVESERRRFKDSGHLRLALRRRRVGRRPARPGGGANKADM, from the exons ATGTCGCGGTTGGCGTCGGCGCTGCTGGCCCTTGCGACGGCGGCCGCGTTGGCGGTGGCGGTGCGGCCGGCGGTGGACGTGACTGCGACGGTGGCCTTCGGGGAGGGGTACGCGCCGCTCTTCGGCTTCGACAACATCCTCCGCTCCGCCGACGACCGCACCGTCAGCCTCCTCCTCGACCGCTCCACCG GGTCGGGGTTCATCTCGTCGGCCATGTACGAGCACGGCTTCTTCAGCGCGTCCATCAAGCTGCCGTCCGACTACACGGCGGGCGTGGTGGTGGCGTTCTACACGTCCAACGGCGACGTGTTCGAGAAGACGCACGACGAGCTGGACTTCGAGTTCCTGGGCAACATCCGGGGCAAGCCGTGGCGGATGCAGACCAACGTGTACGGCAACGGCAGCGTGAGCCGGGGCCGGGAGGAGCGCTACGTGCTGCCCTTCGACCCAACCACCGAGTTCCACCGCTACTCCATCCTCTGGGCGCGCGACGCCGTCGTCTTCTACGTCGACGACGTGCCCGTGCGCGACCTGCGCCGCGCCCGCGCCGGCCGCGACTTCCCGGCCAAGCCCATGTCGCTCTACGCCACCGTCTGGGACGCCTCCAACTGGGCCACCTCCGGCGGCCGCTACCGGGTCAACTACCAGTACGGGCCCTTCGTCGCCTCCttcaccgacctcgcgctcgccGGCTgccgcgccggcgccggcgcctccCCGGAAGGCTGCGCCGACGCGCTGGCCGCGTCGGACCCGGCAGTGATGACGCTCGCCAAGCAGCAGGCCATGCGGCAGTTCAGGGAGCGCAACATGGTCTACTCCTACTGCTACGACACGAGGCGCTACCCCGTGCCCTTCCCGGAGTGCGACGTCGTCGAGTCGGAGCGGAGGAGGTTCAAGGACAGCGGCCACCTCCGGCTCGCGCTCAGGCGACGCCGCGTGGGCCGCCGGCCGGCCAGGCCCGGCGGCGGCGCCAACAAGGCCGACATGTAG